A single region of the Mustela lutreola isolate mMusLut2 chromosome 2, mMusLut2.pri, whole genome shotgun sequence genome encodes:
- the INKA1 gene encoding PAK4-inhibitor INKA1, which translates to MHSARLDSFLGQLRWELLCGRDTGSPPMSGPLPPPPKPGPRVLLSHQLRASDALDEDSVCCVEEEEEGVVIGDKGVVLGSPRENALDWDSGFSEVSGSTWREEELPVLQHPAPAAWPPRRQRLLASGIPLPSRVPGASAPPAHRPRPKSTPDACLEHWRGLEAEDWTAALLNRGRSRQPLVLGDNCFADLVHNWMELPEAAGEEDDGGGPRARARPPQFLLGLSEQLRRQLARARRAAMAGKRLSCPPRPEPELPADVSRFAALMSCRSRQPIICNDVSYL; encoded by the exons ATGCACAGCGCTCGGCTTGACAGCTTCCTGGGCCAGCTCCGCTGGGAACTG CTGTGTGGCCGGGACACAGGCTCACCCCCCATGTCTGGCCCCCTTCCACCACCCCCCAAACCTGGCCCACGTGTTCTGCTCAGCCACCAACTCAGGGCCTCAGATGCCTTGGACGAGGACTCAGTCTGCTgtgtggaagaggaggaagaaggtgtGGTAATAGGCGACAAGGGTGTTGTCTTGGGGAGCCCCAGGGAGAATGCCCTGGACTGGGACTCTGGCTTCTCTGAAGTGTCGGGCAGCACGTGgagagaagaagagctgccggtACTCCAGCACCCAGCACCTGCAGCATGGCCCCCGCGTAGACAGCGTCTCTTGGCCAGTGGCATTCCCCTGCCCAGCAGAGTTCCTGGGGCCAGTGCACCACCTGCCCACCGACCACGGCCCAAGTCTACCCCAGATGCCTGCCTGGAGCATTGGCGGGGGCTGGAAGCTGAAGACTGGACAGCAGCCCTGCTGAACAGAGGTCGCAGTCGCCAGCCTCTGGTGCTGGGGGACAACTGTTTTGCCGACTTGGTGCACAACTGGATGGAGTTGCCAGAGGCAGCGGGTGAGGAGGACGATGGAGGTGGGCCCCGTGCCCGTGCCCGGCCCCCTCAGTTCTTGCTTGGGCTCTCGGAGCAGCTGCGGCGCCAGCTGGCCAGGGCACGCAGGGCGGCGATGGCAGGAAAGAGACTATCGTGCCCTCCTCGCCCGGAACCTGAACTGCCTGCAGATGTCTCACGATTTGCAGCCCTCATGAGCTGCCGCAGCCGCCAACCCATCATCTGCAATGATGTCAGCTACCTCTGA
- the UBA7 gene encoding ubiquitin-like modifier-activating enzyme 7 isoform X2 produces MGVLETAKLLDEQLYSRQLYVLDLPAMQRIQGAKVLLSGLQGLGAEVAKNLVLMGVGSLTLHDPHPTCWSDLAAQFFLSEKDLKKSRAEASQEPLAKLNGAVQVCVHTGYITEELLLDFQVVVLTASKLEEQLEVGALCHKLKICFLVADTRGLVGQLFCDFGEDFTVQDPTEAEPLTAAIQHISQGSPGILTLRKEADARYFRDGDLVTFSGIEGMVELNGCEPRPIHVQEDGTLEIGNTAIFSPYLRGGAVTEVKRSKTVSHKPLDVALLQPRVVAQGSEEAHRARCLHQAFRALHEFQSLNGRLPQPWDPADAEKVVGLARSLEPLKGTEGEPLEELLDEALVQIVALSSAGGLSPMAAMLGAVAAQEVLKAISRKFMPLDQWLYFDALDCLPEDGEPLPTPEDCAPRCCRYDGQIAVFGAGFQEKLSRQHYLLVGAGAIGCELLKGFALMGLGAGDSGGVTVADMDHIERSNLSRQFLFRTQDIGRPKAEVAAEATRRLNSHLQVTPLTHPLDPTTEHIYEDNFFSNVDGVAAALDSFQARHYVAARCTHYLKPLLEAGTQGTSGHAYVFVPHVTDVYRVPPSGLAAEGATYPVCTLRYFPSSVEHTLQWARDEFEGLFRLSAETINRHQEALTSLAETDGPQVLTLLEEVLGVLRQRPQTWQDCVVWALGHWQRRFHYGIRQLLSHFPPDKDTHLLYVLAAANLYAQMHGLPGSRDQTALRELLEWLPLPVPQALAPISPSDLELPGASAEFGPEQLKKLHQVLKVWNRSPPLEPLKFEKDNDSNFHVDFVAAAASLRAQNYGIAPASRSQSKRIVGQIIPAIATTTAAVAGLVGLELYKVVGGPRPLRAFRHSYLHLAENRFERWEPCAPAVQKLHPLTWTWTCWNRLEVPAGQPEKTLELLLAYLKEQFGLRVKMLLFGKALLYSARWSPEKQAQRLALGVTELVCQVTGRMPQPGQRVLVLELSCEGEEEDTIFPPLHYQLAV; encoded by the exons ATGGGTGTCCTGGAGACCGCCAAGCTGCTAGATGAGCAGCTGTACTCACGGCAGCT GTATGTGCTGGACTTGCCAGCCATGCAGAGGATTCAGGGAGCCAAGGTCCTGCTATCGGGCCTTCAGGGTCTGGGGGCCGAGGTGGCCAAAAACTTGGTCCTGATGGGTGTGGGCAGCCTCACACTGCatgacccccaccccacctgttgGTCTGACCTGGCTGCCCAG TTTTTCCTCTCCGAGAAGGACTTAAAAAAGAGTAGGGCTGAGGCATCTCAGGAACCTTTGGCTAAGCTCAACGGCGCCGTCCAAGTGTGCGTACACACAGGCTACATCACCGAGGAGCTGCTGTTGGACTTCCAG GTGGTGGTGCTGACTGCCTCGAAGCTGGAGGAGCAGCTGGAGGTGGGCGCTTTATGCCACAAGCTCAAAATCTGCTTTCTGGTGGCTGATACTCGGGGCCTTGTGGG GCAGCTGTTCTGTGACTTCGGTGAGGATTTCACTGTGCAGGACcctacagaggcagagcctctGACAGCTGCCATCCAGCACATCTCCCAG ggctcccctGGAATTCTCACCCTGAGAAAAGAGGCCGATGCCCGCTACTTCCGCGATGGGGATCTGGTAACTTTCTCAGGCATTGAGGGCATGGTTGAGCTCAATGGCTGTGAACCCCGGCCTATCCACGTACAGG AGGATGGAACCTTGGAGATTGGGAACACAGCAATTTTCTCCCCTTACTTGCGTGGTGGGGCCGTCACTGAGGTCAAGAGATCCAAGACTGTGAGCCAT AAGCCCCTGGATGTAGCCCTCCTCCAGCCCCGTGTGGTGGCGCAGGGTTCAGAGGAAGCTCACCGTGCCCGCTGCCTACATCAGGCCTTCCGTGCACTGCACGAGTTCCAGAGCCTCAATGGCCGGCTGCCCCAGCCATGGGATCCT GCAGATGCAGAGAAGGTGGTGGGCCTGGCCCGGTCCCTGGAACCACTgaaggggacagaaggagagccGCTGGAAGAGCTGCTGGATGAGGCTCTAGTGCAGATAGTCGCCCTGAGTAGTGCTGGTGGCTTGAGCCCCATGGCAGCCATGCTGGGTGCAGTGGCTGCCCAGGAAGTGCTAAAG GCAATCTCCAGGAAGTTCATGCCCCTGGACCAGTGGCTTTACTTTGATGCCCTCGATTGCCTTCCAGAAGATGGGGAGCCCCTTCCCACACCAGAGGATTGTGCGCCG AGATGTTGCCGCTATGATGGGCAAATCGCAGTGTTTGGGGCTGGTTTTCAGGAGAAGCTGAGCCGGCAGCACTACCTGCTG GTGGGTGCTGGAGCTATCGGCTGTGAGCTGCTCAAAGGTTTTGCCCTAATGGGCCTGGGGGCCGGGGACAGCGGAGGTGTGACCGTTGCTGACATGGACCACATAGAGCGCTCCAATCTCAGCCGTCAGTTCCTCTTCAGGACCCAGGACATTGGT AGGCCCAAGGCAGAGGTAGCCGCAGAGGCCACTCGTCGCCTGAACTCACACTTGCAGGTGACCCCACTCACCCACCCGCTGGATCCTACAACAGAGCACATCTACGAGGACAACTTCTTCTCCAATGTGGATGGCGTGGCTGCTGCCCTGGACAGTTTCCAGGCCC GCCACTATGTGGCTGCTCGCTGCACCCACTATCTGAAGCCACTACTGGAGGCGGGGACACAGGGCACCTCAGGCCATGCTTACGTGTTCGTGCCACATGTGACTGATGTCTACAGAGTGCCCCCCTCGGGTTTAGCTGCTGAGGGGGCTACCTACCCTGTCTGCACCCTGCGGTACTTCCCCAGCTCAGTCGAGCACACCTTGCAG TGGGCCCGGGACGAGTTTGAGGGGCTCTTCCGTCTGTCTGCTGAGACCATCAACCGCCACCAAGA GGCACTCACTTCTCTGGCAGAAACAGATGGGCCGCAGGTGCTGACCTTGCTGGAGGAGGTGCTGGGTGTCCTGAGACAGCGTCCACAGACCTGGCAAGACTGTGTGGTGTGGGCCCTGGGCCACTGGCAACGACGCTTCCATTATGGCATCAGGCAGCTGCTGAGCCATTTCCCACCTGATAAA GACACACACCTCCTCTACGTGCTGGCAGCTGCTAACCTGTATGCCCAGATGCATGGGCTCCCTGGCTCCCGGGACCAGACGGCGCTCAGGGAACTACTGGAGTGGCTGCCGCTGCCTGTGCCCCAGGCCTTGGCCCCCATCTCTCCTAGTGACCTGGAACTACCTGGGGCTTCTGCTGAGTTTG gcCCTGAGCAGTTAAAGAAGCTGCACCAAGTGCTGAAGGTCTGGAACAGGAGCCCTCCCCTGGAGCCCCTGAAGTTCGAGAAG GACAATGATAGCAACTTCCATGTGGATTTTGTGGCAGCAGCAGCAAGCCTGCGAGCTCAGAACTATGGGATCGCCCCTGCCAGCCGCTCACAG AGCAAGCGAATCGTGGGCCAGATTATCCCAGCCATTGCCACCACCACAGCAGCTGTGGCAGGCCTGGTGGGCCTGGAACTATACAAGGTGGTGGGTGGGCCACGGCCCCTCCGTGCCTTTCGCCACAGCTACCTGCATCTGGCCGAAAACCGCTTCGAGCGCTGGGAGCCTTGCGCCCCTGCTGTCCAGAAG TTACATCCCCTGACATGGACCTGGACCTGTTGGAACCGCCTGGAGGTGCCTGCTGGGCAGCCAGAGAAGACCCTGGAGTTACTGCTGGCCTATCTCAAG GAACAATTTGGGCTGAGGGTGAAGATGCTGCTGTTTGGGAAGGCCCTGCTCTACTCGGCAAGGTGGTCGCCTGAAAAGCAGGCCCAGCGCCTGGCTCTCGG GGTGACGGAACTGGTGTGCCAGGTGACAGGCCGGATGCCTCAGCCAGGGCAGCGGGTGCTGGTGCTGGAGCTCAGCtgtgagggtgaggaggaggacaCTATCTTCCCACCCCTGCACTACCAGCTAGCTGTGTGA
- the UBA7 gene encoding ubiquitin-like modifier-activating enzyme 7 isoform X1: protein MGVLETAKLLDEQLYSRQLYVLDLPAMQRIQGAKVLLSGLQGLGAEVAKNLVLMGVGSLTLHDPHPTCWSDLAAQFFLSEKDLKKSRAEASQEPLAKLNGAVQVCVHTGYITEELLLDFQVVVLTASKLEEQLEVGALCHKLKICFLVADTRGLVGQLFCDFGEDFTVQDPTEAEPLTAAIQHISQGSPGILTLRKEADARYFRDGDLVTFSGIEGMVELNGCEPRPIHVQEDGTLEIGNTAIFSPYLRGGAVTEVKRSKTVSHKPLDVALLQPRVVAQGSEEAHRARCLHQAFRALHEFQSLNGRLPQPWDPADAEKVVGLARSLEPLKGTEGEPLEELLDEALVQIVALSSAGGLSPMAAMLGAVAAQEVLKAISRKFMPLDQWLYFDALDCLPEDGEPLPTPEDCAPRCCRYDGQIAVFGAGFQEKLSRQHYLLVGAGAIGCELLKGFALMGLGAGDSGGVTVADMDHIERSNLSRQFLFRTQDIGRPKAEVAAEATRRLNSHLQVTPLTHPLDPTTEHIYEDNFFSNVDGVAAALDSFQARHYVAARCTHYLKPLLEAGTQGTSGHAYVFVPHVTDVYRVPPSGLAAEGATYPVCTLRYFPSSVEHTLQWARDEFEGLFRLSAETINRHQEALTSLAETDGPQVLTLLEEVLGVLRQRPQTWQDCVVWALGHWQRRFHYGIRQLLSHFPPDKVLEDGTLFWSGHKQCPKPLEFDASQDTHLLYVLAAANLYAQMHGLPGSRDQTALRELLEWLPLPVPQALAPISPSDLELPGASAEFGPEQLKKLHQVLKVWNRSPPLEPLKFEKDNDSNFHVDFVAAAASLRAQNYGIAPASRSQSKRIVGQIIPAIATTTAAVAGLVGLELYKVVGGPRPLRAFRHSYLHLAENRFERWEPCAPAVQKLHPLTWTWTCWNRLEVPAGQPEKTLELLLAYLKEQFGLRVKMLLFGKALLYSARWSPEKQAQRLALGVTELVCQVTGRMPQPGQRVLVLELSCEGEEEDTIFPPLHYQLAV, encoded by the exons ATGGGTGTCCTGGAGACCGCCAAGCTGCTAGATGAGCAGCTGTACTCACGGCAGCT GTATGTGCTGGACTTGCCAGCCATGCAGAGGATTCAGGGAGCCAAGGTCCTGCTATCGGGCCTTCAGGGTCTGGGGGCCGAGGTGGCCAAAAACTTGGTCCTGATGGGTGTGGGCAGCCTCACACTGCatgacccccaccccacctgttgGTCTGACCTGGCTGCCCAG TTTTTCCTCTCCGAGAAGGACTTAAAAAAGAGTAGGGCTGAGGCATCTCAGGAACCTTTGGCTAAGCTCAACGGCGCCGTCCAAGTGTGCGTACACACAGGCTACATCACCGAGGAGCTGCTGTTGGACTTCCAG GTGGTGGTGCTGACTGCCTCGAAGCTGGAGGAGCAGCTGGAGGTGGGCGCTTTATGCCACAAGCTCAAAATCTGCTTTCTGGTGGCTGATACTCGGGGCCTTGTGGG GCAGCTGTTCTGTGACTTCGGTGAGGATTTCACTGTGCAGGACcctacagaggcagagcctctGACAGCTGCCATCCAGCACATCTCCCAG ggctcccctGGAATTCTCACCCTGAGAAAAGAGGCCGATGCCCGCTACTTCCGCGATGGGGATCTGGTAACTTTCTCAGGCATTGAGGGCATGGTTGAGCTCAATGGCTGTGAACCCCGGCCTATCCACGTACAGG AGGATGGAACCTTGGAGATTGGGAACACAGCAATTTTCTCCCCTTACTTGCGTGGTGGGGCCGTCACTGAGGTCAAGAGATCCAAGACTGTGAGCCAT AAGCCCCTGGATGTAGCCCTCCTCCAGCCCCGTGTGGTGGCGCAGGGTTCAGAGGAAGCTCACCGTGCCCGCTGCCTACATCAGGCCTTCCGTGCACTGCACGAGTTCCAGAGCCTCAATGGCCGGCTGCCCCAGCCATGGGATCCT GCAGATGCAGAGAAGGTGGTGGGCCTGGCCCGGTCCCTGGAACCACTgaaggggacagaaggagagccGCTGGAAGAGCTGCTGGATGAGGCTCTAGTGCAGATAGTCGCCCTGAGTAGTGCTGGTGGCTTGAGCCCCATGGCAGCCATGCTGGGTGCAGTGGCTGCCCAGGAAGTGCTAAAG GCAATCTCCAGGAAGTTCATGCCCCTGGACCAGTGGCTTTACTTTGATGCCCTCGATTGCCTTCCAGAAGATGGGGAGCCCCTTCCCACACCAGAGGATTGTGCGCCG AGATGTTGCCGCTATGATGGGCAAATCGCAGTGTTTGGGGCTGGTTTTCAGGAGAAGCTGAGCCGGCAGCACTACCTGCTG GTGGGTGCTGGAGCTATCGGCTGTGAGCTGCTCAAAGGTTTTGCCCTAATGGGCCTGGGGGCCGGGGACAGCGGAGGTGTGACCGTTGCTGACATGGACCACATAGAGCGCTCCAATCTCAGCCGTCAGTTCCTCTTCAGGACCCAGGACATTGGT AGGCCCAAGGCAGAGGTAGCCGCAGAGGCCACTCGTCGCCTGAACTCACACTTGCAGGTGACCCCACTCACCCACCCGCTGGATCCTACAACAGAGCACATCTACGAGGACAACTTCTTCTCCAATGTGGATGGCGTGGCTGCTGCCCTGGACAGTTTCCAGGCCC GCCACTATGTGGCTGCTCGCTGCACCCACTATCTGAAGCCACTACTGGAGGCGGGGACACAGGGCACCTCAGGCCATGCTTACGTGTTCGTGCCACATGTGACTGATGTCTACAGAGTGCCCCCCTCGGGTTTAGCTGCTGAGGGGGCTACCTACCCTGTCTGCACCCTGCGGTACTTCCCCAGCTCAGTCGAGCACACCTTGCAG TGGGCCCGGGACGAGTTTGAGGGGCTCTTCCGTCTGTCTGCTGAGACCATCAACCGCCACCAAGA GGCACTCACTTCTCTGGCAGAAACAGATGGGCCGCAGGTGCTGACCTTGCTGGAGGAGGTGCTGGGTGTCCTGAGACAGCGTCCACAGACCTGGCAAGACTGTGTGGTGTGGGCCCTGGGCCACTGGCAACGACGCTTCCATTATGGCATCAGGCAGCTGCTGAGCCATTTCCCACCTGATAAA gTGCTAGAGGATGGAACTCTTTTCTGGTCGGGTCACAAACAGTGTCCCAAGCCCTTGGAGTTTGATGCCAGCCAA GACACACACCTCCTCTACGTGCTGGCAGCTGCTAACCTGTATGCCCAGATGCATGGGCTCCCTGGCTCCCGGGACCAGACGGCGCTCAGGGAACTACTGGAGTGGCTGCCGCTGCCTGTGCCCCAGGCCTTGGCCCCCATCTCTCCTAGTGACCTGGAACTACCTGGGGCTTCTGCTGAGTTTG gcCCTGAGCAGTTAAAGAAGCTGCACCAAGTGCTGAAGGTCTGGAACAGGAGCCCTCCCCTGGAGCCCCTGAAGTTCGAGAAG GACAATGATAGCAACTTCCATGTGGATTTTGTGGCAGCAGCAGCAAGCCTGCGAGCTCAGAACTATGGGATCGCCCCTGCCAGCCGCTCACAG AGCAAGCGAATCGTGGGCCAGATTATCCCAGCCATTGCCACCACCACAGCAGCTGTGGCAGGCCTGGTGGGCCTGGAACTATACAAGGTGGTGGGTGGGCCACGGCCCCTCCGTGCCTTTCGCCACAGCTACCTGCATCTGGCCGAAAACCGCTTCGAGCGCTGGGAGCCTTGCGCCCCTGCTGTCCAGAAG TTACATCCCCTGACATGGACCTGGACCTGTTGGAACCGCCTGGAGGTGCCTGCTGGGCAGCCAGAGAAGACCCTGGAGTTACTGCTGGCCTATCTCAAG GAACAATTTGGGCTGAGGGTGAAGATGCTGCTGTTTGGGAAGGCCCTGCTCTACTCGGCAAGGTGGTCGCCTGAAAAGCAGGCCCAGCGCCTGGCTCTCGG GGTGACGGAACTGGTGTGCCAGGTGACAGGCCGGATGCCTCAGCCAGGGCAGCGGGTGCTGGTGCTGGAGCTCAGCtgtgagggtgaggaggaggacaCTATCTTCCCACCCCTGCACTACCAGCTAGCTGTGTGA